The DNA sequence GATTTATCGAGCGCTACGGACGCTACGTGCTGATCGCGCCCCACGAACTCGAGATCGCCGATCGATTTTTCATGCGCTGGGGCTCGCACGCCGTCTTCTGGAGCCGCTTGCTGCCGGTGGTGCGCACCTTCATCGCGTTCCCGGCCGGCGTAACGCGGATGCCCCTGCTGCCGTTCTCAATCTACACGCTGATCGGTTCGTACTTCTGGTGCCTGATGCTGGCCTATGCCGGGATGAAATTCGGGCAGCATTGGGATGCGCTCGCGCCGTACTTCCATCGCTTCGACGCGGTGCTCGCAGTGGCGATCGTCGTCGCCGTGGCGGCGTTCCTCTACTACCGAATCAACGGACTCGCCTCCGCGCCGACAGTCGAGCACGACTGAAACTTGAAGCGGAGCCAAGCTGGTTAATCCTATGGCCGATGAAGAAACGCGCGACAAACCCAACCCCGAACTGCCCGATCCGTCGGACCTCGAAGAGGTGCTGGCGAGTATCGATCCGACGCCGGTGCGGATGGCGCATGACTATCTGAATCAATCGGGCATCGAGTCGTTCGTGTTCGACACCGCGTCGTCGCGGATGCTCGGCACTACTGCGGCGGTGCCGGCGCGCCTGATGGTCCATGCCGACGCGGCCGCGGAAGCGCGCAAACGCCTGAAGGACTTGGGCTTCGAAGATTAGGGGAGATTGGCACTTCGCGAGCTAAGTCGTCCGGCCGACGTTGGCCCTCAGCCAGTGGGCAAGCCTATCGAAAGTGAAATCGTTGGTGGCGTAGAGGCTCGTAACGAATGCGTATGTCTCGGGCGCCGTTGCCGTGAGCTGCGCGCCGTTGATCGTTAAAAAAGTATAGGTGGCGGCAAAAGCCGTTCTTTTATTACCGTCTATGAAGGGGTGATTCTGCGCAAGGCTCTCCCAGAGCGCAGCAGCCTCCTCGATCAGGTCTGCGTAGTAGCCAGTCTGAGGCCGATAGAGAGCGGCTTCGAGTAGTCCCTGGTCTCTGATGCCGTGTGAACCGCCGTAGCGTTCAATCTGATCGGCATGGATCGCCAACACTTCCACAAGCGTGAGATGGTCGCTCATTCAGCGAGCTTTTTGTAAAGGGGGCCGTACCTTTCGTGGCTGGCGAGATAGACTCCCATCACCTGCGGTCGCGGCCGGGCGTTCTTGTGCTTGTCGATCAAGTCGGACAGCGCTTCATCGACAAGCGCCTGAAGTTGCCGGCCTTCCTTTTGCGCGAGGCTGCGCACAGTCTTGATAACATGCGAATCGACTTGAGTTGCGAACTTTTCCCGGTTGCGAGCCACGATAATTCTCTCCCGGAATCTATCATGACAAATCATGAAACATCAAGTACGATGGGGCTCGCGCGTCATGTCAAATTCGCCCTCAACCGTCTAAAAATTCGAAGTTGCATCTTGATTTTGAATAATTTGGTGCGTAGTATGACGGATAAGAATTTGGAGGAATAGACTATGGCAAGCAAAAAAGTCGACGCGCTGACCAAAATGGACATCATCCATACTGCAAAGAATTTTTACTGGAAGCGGCAGATGCCGAAATGGACGGTGATCGTTGTCGACAGAGAGCTTCCAGTCCGACCATTGGTGCTTGAAGCGGCGCGTGTGGCACCAAACGACCCGACGAACTCTCACCAAGCGGTCGCAAAGCTGAAGAGCTTCGGGTTCGAAGTCCGTTACGAAGGTAGAGCAGTCTAACCCCTGGCGCGGCTCGCTGCGGTTCTTTGGTTCAACGCACCGCCACCAGCTCTCGTGACGGACTTTGTTTCGCTTAGAATATTTGCTTGATGTCCTGGCACTTAGAAGATATTGAGCGGAACTGGCTTAAGGGTGCCGCGATTGCGGTGACCCCCGAGGAATTGGTCGACGCGTTCGACCGGACTGAGGCCATCTTCGGTCGCGAGTGGCTAAGGGCGCGCAACGCGACGGCATGGGGCGCCGCCCCGACGCTTGAGGTTGTGCGCACAGGAATTAAGCTCGCCGCTCTCGATGGCGTAGTTGGCGCAGAGAAATTAATTGAACGGGTTCGCGCGGGCGAGACGTCCGCGGACGCCGAATTGACCGCGGTCTATTTGTTGCGGCACTCAAGGTCAACAGCCGAAATTGAGCTATACCCACCGATTTCTGTCGCCAATCGTACCCGCGTGCCTGATTTCCGAGTGCGGGATCGGCTAGATCCTTGGACTTACATCGAGGTAGCTCGCCCCGATATCTCCGATACTCAAAGGCGCGCGAATTCAGTACTTGGACGGCTCACTGAGATCGTTTACTCCCTCAAGAAGTCGTTCACCCTAGAGGTTTTTCTTCTTCGGGAACCGACTGACGGCGAAATTGAGCAGCTCGCGACAGATGCAACTGCGTTCTGCCGACATGAAGGGCTCGCTAAAGAATACGTCGGGAATCTGGCTATTTTGCTTTTGAATCATGCGCCTCCCAACGTGGTCACCCCGTATATACACCCGGAGGACGATCATCGGCCGCGTCTGGCGATGGCCAGGGTAATAGCAGGAGGCGATGAGCCCGCCAGACATGTCTCAGTCAGAATGCCTTATGCCGACGAGAGAGCCGAGGTATTCCTCAACTCAGAAGCAGAGCAGCTCCCGAAGAACGCCCCAGGATTCATCATGATCGACGTGTCGAGGGCGCCGGGCGGAATCAAGTCTTGGGTGCCACTGCTACGCCGAAGATTGCAGCCGCAAATTCATACGAGGGTGGGAGGAATCGGGTTGTTCACCGAGGGTTTCTTCCCGACAGACAGCGGCTTGAAATGGATATTCGAGACTGCGCTGATCGCTAATTCGCACGCAAAGTTGCCACCGCCTGAGTGGATAGGACTGGCAGTCGCTGAAGCAGGCAGTGCGGAATCAACACCAACTTAACGCTCTTCAGATTGGAAGGCGTCTGTCTAGGCCATTCAGAAAGGACGCTTCGGGTCCACCTTTGCGGCTAGCGAAGGGGAGGTGAGCGATTTGAAGTGGTGGCAATCCGGCATTTTCTATCAGATTTATCCGAGGTCGTTTGCGGATTCGAATCGCGATGGAATCGGCGACCTCGACGGCATCACTGCGCATCTCGATTACCTGAATGGCGGGCCGGACTCGCTTGGAATTGATGCGATCTGGCTGAACCCCATCAATCCCTCGCCGTTCAAGGATTGGGGCTACGACGTCAGCGATTACTGCGGAGTGCATCCGGACTACGGCGACCTCGCCGCGTTCGATCGCCTCGTGCGCGAGGCTCATCGCCGCAGTATCCGCGTGGTCGTTGACCTGGTGCCGAATCATACTTCGGATCAGCATCCGTGGTTTATCGAGTCGCGATCGTCGGCGACCAATCCCAAGCGCGACTGGTACCTCTGGGCGCCCGGGACCGCCGACAATCCGCCGAATAACTGGCAGAGCACGTTTGGCGGCCCGGCGTGGAAATACGACGCGCATACCGGCGCGTGGTACCTGCATATGTTTCTCGAAGAGCAACCCGACCTGAACTATCGGAATCCCGAAGTCATCGATGCGATGCACGACGTACTGCGCTTCTGGCTGGGTCGCGGCGCCGACGGATTTCGCATCGACGTGGTCGCGGGCCTTATCAAGGACGAGCAGTTGCGCGACAATCCGATTCGCGCGGCGCAGGATCCCGATATCCCGTGGTACGCGCAGGGCTCGCAGGATCCGCTCTACAGCAACGACCGGCCGGAGGTTCATCGCATCATTCGGGGCTTTCGCGCGGTCAGCGACAGCTATAAAGAACGGGTGCTGGTCGGCGAGACGTGGCCGCGCAACCAGGAGCATCTGGCGGATTATCTCAGGCCGGACGAGTTGCATCTCGGATTCAATTTTCGATTTTTGCATGCGCGCTACGAAGCGGCCCGCTTTCGCGCCGCGATCGAGCAGACCGAAAAATCATTCGGACCCGGCGCGTGGCCGACCTGGACGCTCTCGAATCACGACTTCATGCGGCATCTCTCGCGCTACGCGCGCGGCGGCGACGGCGAAGCGCGCGCGCGGGTCGCGGCGGTGATGATCATGACGCTGCGGGGCACTCCGTTCATCTACTACGGCGAGGAGATTGGGATGCGCGAAGTGAAAGTCCCCGGCGTCGTCAAGCGCGATCCGGTCGGGCGCGACGGATGCCGCACGCCGATGCAATGGTCATCGGCGCTTAACGGCGGATTCTCCGGGGCCGCCGAGACGTGGCTCCCGTGCGGCGATTTCAAATCGATCAACGTCGAAAAACAAATCATCGATCCGCGCTCGATGCTGTCGCTGTATCGGCATCTGATTCGACTGCGCAAAACGACTCCGGCGCTGGCCGACGGCAGCTATCGCAGTTTCGATGGCGGCCCGCATGATTGCCTCGTGTATCATCGCGAGGCGGCGTCGCAGCATCTAATCGTCGCGCTGAATTTCACCGCTGAGGCGCGCGAGATCGATACGCCCGCCGGAAAAATCCTGTTCAGCACCGCGCTCGATCGCATCGGAGAATCAGCCGGCGCATCGCTACGATTGGCGCCGAACGAAGCTGCGATTCTCGAAGTCTCGCCGGACTAGCTCACGTCGCGAGCGGTCAATTCTGTCGGAATCGACGCTATCGATTGTCGCTAAACTACAAGACATCCGGCGTGACAGGCTGCTATACATTTTGTAGGAGAGCGACGTCATGCCAAACGCCACTGATGTCCGATGGTTCAAGCAGCAATTTGCGAGCAAGATCGACGCAGCGATCCGCGGCACTCCGCTGAGCGTCGATCTGATCGCGGCGATCGCGTGCCAGGAGACCGGCTATATCTGGCAAGTCACGCGCAAGAAGGCGCTCGGGCTCGCACAGATTCTGGAACTGTGCGTCGGCGATACGCTCGACTCGGACCGCGGCCGTTCGGCTTTTCCCAAGACCAAGGCCGACTTGGTCGCGCGGCAAAATGGACAGGCGATGTTCGAGATCGCGCGCAGGGCGCTCGAAGATATGTCGCAGCATATCGCCGGCTATCGAGGAGCGGTGGGGCATCCCGACAAGTTCTGCCACGGCTATGGCATCTTTCAGTACGACCTGCAGTTCTTCCTCGATGACCCGGATTTTTTCCTCGGCAAGCGCTACGCCGACTTCGATGCGTGCCTCGCGAAGTGTCTGAATGAACTGAAACGAGGGCTGCGCAAGCTCGGTCTCGAGAACAACCAGACGCTGAGCGACTTTCAGATGGCGGCGCTCGGGATCGTGTACAACGCCGGCCGCTTCGATCCGCAAAGAGGACTCAAGCAGGGCCATCAAGACGACGGCAAGTACTACGGCGAGGCGATTTTCGATTTTATCCGGCTGTCGAAGACGGTCGCGGCGCCGGACGACGATTCCGCTTCGATGCCGGAGCCGGAGCCGGGCACCTCGACGCTGCCGCCGCCGACGCCGATCAGCGCGACGGGAGCGTTTTACGAAGTCGATGTTCGCGATCAGCCGCTCAGACTCCGCCGCGAGCCTGCGATCGATCCCGATGATCCCAGCGCCAACGTGATCACGCGGTTGCCTGACGGGCTGATCGCGCGCGCGGTGAACGATCAGGTCGTGAACGGCTTTCGCGAAGTGGAGACGAGCCTGGCGGGCGCGCATTATCGCGGGTTCGCGTCGGCGCAATTTCTGAAGCCGGCGCCTGACGTTGCCGACGTGCCGATCGTCACGCCCGCCGCGACGCCGCCCGACGCCGGTATCATCGCGGTGTACCTGAAGAACAACGACGGCACGATCACGCGGCGCTTCGAGCGTGCGGGCGCATACTCGCTGAACGAGGCAAGCCAGCCCGGCCGCACGGGAACGACTCCCGACGACTTGCGCCGCGAACTCGCGGCCATAATCGAGTGGCTTGCGGCGGATGACCCGGCGCATCTCCGATACGCGAAGCATGACGGCCTGACCTTCTGCAACATCTACGCTCACGACTATTGCTATCTTGCGGACGTCTATCTGCCGCGGGTGTGGTGGACGCCCGGCGCGATCGAGGCGCTCACGCGGGGCGAAAAAATCCGGCCGCGCTACAACGCGACGATCGAAGAGGCGCGCGCCAACGATCTCTTCCGATGGCTGCGCGACTTCGGTCCGCGCTTCGGATGGCGCCAGACCGGTACGGCGAGCAAGCTGCAACTCGAGGTCAACCAGGGAGCAATCGGCTTGATCGTCGCGCGGCGGAAGGAAGATGGACCGCCGGGGCATATCGTCGTCGTGGTGCCGGAGACCGAGGAGAATCGGGCGCAGCGCAACGATATCGGCGAGGTGATCGCGCCGCTATCGAGCCAGGCCGGTTCAATCAATTTTCGCTACGGTCTCGGCCGGCCGGGATGGTGGAACAGCGAACGATTCGCGGAGAGCGCGATGTGGCTGCACGGATGACGCGATTAATTGAAGCGATTCGATCGCACAAAAAAATAAGGGCCGGACGGCCGGCCCTGATCGAATCGTATCGAATCGAACTGCGTCAGGCGGTTGCAGCAGCACCAGCCTGCGTCGTGCTGGCGGTGAGCGTCGCGTGGAGCGCCTTCTGCCACTTGAGCGTCGAGAGTTCGTCTTCCGCGAACAGGCGCACCATCTCCCTGGTCTGATAGTCTTCCTTGATCGCCGCGGCGAACTCGAAAATCGGCCTGATGATTTCCTCCGGATTCGGAAAACGGGTCGCGCCGCGCGCGAGCTTCTCGAGATCGCTGATCGACGGATCGGAGATGTATGCGACGTTCTTGCGCGCTTCGTCCGTGTTGCGATCGGGCATCGTGCCGCCGAGTTCCTTCAGCCGCTGCGCGAAGACGCGGCCGTGGTACGCCTCGCGCTCGGCGACCATCTTGATACCGCCGCGGATGCAATCCGTCTGGCAGATCGCGAGCCACTTCGGCAGCGCCTCGCCGGCGTTGGTCTCGCCGACGCTCGCGGCCTCGAGGAACTTGACGATCGCTTCCCGCTCCGACGCATAGGTCTTGCCGAACGCGCGGAATCCGCCGTGGCCGTTGGACGCCTTGCCGTTGCCGTTTTCGAGCAGGCTCATCTCGTGTTCGAAAGTGGTTTCGCTGATGATGCCGGTCCGATACGCGCGGAGCAGTTGCTTGAATTCGAAATCTCGATTCATCGCTAGTACCTTCGGTTGGATGTCGGTTGGCTCTCGACGCTAGTGGCGCCGCCGCCGGATTGTCAAACGTCTTTGGATGCGGTTCCATCGCCCGTGAAACCGTGAGATAGATCGCAAAATCCCGGAAGCTGAGGTCATCGTCGTGAAAGCAATTGTCTTCGATAAGATTGGCGGGCCCGAAGTGATGAAGATCGCCGACGTGCCGCGCCCCGAGGTCAAGCCCGGCACGGTGCTGCTGCGCGTGCGCGCGGCCGGAATCAACTTCGCCGACACGCTCTTCAGGCAAGGGCAATACCTGATGCAACCGCAACTGCCGGACACGCCGGGGCTGGAATGCGCGGGCGAGATCGAGGCGATCGGCGCGGGCGTTACGAATCTCAAGGCAGGGCAGCGCGTCGCGGCGCTCGGCAGCAAGATGTATGCGGAGTATGCGCTCGCGCCGGCGGCGCAGGTGATCCCGATTCCCGACTCGACCAGTTTTGCCGAGGGCGCCGCGTTTCCGATCCAGGTGCTGACGGCGTGGCACATGCTTCACACTTCGCATCGAACCGGCCCGGGCCAGACCGTGCTGGTGCATTCGGCGGCCGGCGGCGTCGGAATCGTCGCGGTGCAGATCGCGAAGGCCGCGGGCGCGCGCGTGATCGGTACGGTCTCGAGCGACAGCAAGTTCGCGCTGGTTAAAGAGTATGGCGCCGACGACGTGATCAATTACTCGACGCATGATTTTGCCGCCGAGGCGAATCGTCTCACCGGCGGACGCGGCGTCGATCTGATCCTCGACGCGGTCGGCGCGACCACGCTCGAGAAGGGGCTCACCTGCCTCGCGCCGTTCGGTCATCTGATTCTCTACGGACGCGCGGGCGGGCCGCCCGAACCGCTCAACCTGTTCAAGCTGTTCGAGAAATCGATCAAGGTGAGCGGCTTCGTGCTCTACACCGTGACCGCGGTGCCTGAAGTGATGCGCCGCGGAATCGAGGAATCGTTCAAGCTGATGGCGAGTGGCAAGTTGAAGCTGGTCGTTGGCAAATCATTTCCGCTGGCCGAAGCAGCCGAGGCGCATCGGTTCATGGAATCGCGGCAATCGACGGGCAAGCTGATCCTGACGCCGTAGCTGCGCGCGGGCGGAGTCAGTCGCCGCACAGGTACTTGCGATAGACCGGCAGCGCGGGTTCGCTAGCGGCGTTGACCGTGCTCTTCAGGTCGTTGCGCCAGTTGCTATTGCCGACGCAGACGTACTTGAGGTCCTTCGCGCAGTCGTAGGCGTCCTTCATCAGGCCGACCTTGCCGATGTCTTCGGGCCGCGCAACGTTCGAGCTTTCGACGAAATAGACGAGTCCGTCGTCGCCGCGATGAACCGACGCGGTATCGAGATACGCGCGGCCGCTGCCGCCTTCGACGTCGAGCGATTTGGCGCCGGGCTCCTCGACCCAGGCTTGTTGCTGCGCCTCGCTGTGTGCCGAATTCGACAACGTCAGAGTCGCGGCAATCGCGAGCGCCACGACCCATAGCCGTCCCGCAGCAATCTCCGTCATCCCAAGCAAACGCCGTACTCCCTTCTGTCATTCAGAGGCTAAGGCTGCGACGCCGAAGAATCCCGGAACGATGCGAGCACAGTAAAGGATTCGGGATTCTTCGCTTCGCTCAGAATGACAAATTTTCTGCATTTGCGCTGAACGGGCTAGGCGCGGAATTTATCGAGCGCGGCGCCCGACAACGAATACTCGGGCTCGAGGAACTCGGGCGTCATCCGACCGGTCTTCACGAAGCCGACGCTCAGGTAAAGCGCCGCCGCGTTGACGTTGCCGCGAAAGCAGGTCAGGCGAATTTTGGCGCATCGCGGATACTTGCCGGCGATCAATCGCAGCACCAGGTTCAGCGCCTGGCGGCCGTAGCCTTTGCCCTGATGGGCCGCGTCGATCATGATGTCGTCGATCCAGTAGTCGTCGGCGCTTAGCGGATCGCAGACCAGCGTCACGTACCCGACCACTGCGTTTTCGTCGCGAATAACGAACGGCAGGTAGTCGTATTCTTCGCCCCACGCGCGCACGTAGCACATCGCGAGCGACTTGATCGGCGGCGCGACGAACGTTTCCTGCTCGGGATGAAGCTTGAGCGCGATCATCTCGCGCCAATTCGTCCTGTCAGCCGGTTCGAGTCGTATTGCCATGATGAGAATCCCGATTTGCCGCCCGCTCACGCCTGCATCGTGAGGAAAATATCGCGCGCGTGATCGTCGCTGATGCGCTTCACCGAAGTGATCCTGTCGGCGAACTGCTTGAGCGACGACGTATCCGCCGAGCCGACATCGACCAGCACTCCGAAAATCGAAAATTGCAACGCGCGCTTGGCTTCGAGCAGGCGCGCGAGCCACTCGGGACTGACCTGCGATTCGCCGTCGGTGATAATCACGATATCGGCGCGTTTGAGTTTCTTTTCGCTGATCAGCGCCACCGCCGCGTCGATTGGCTGTTCGAAATCGGTGCCGCCGCCGGGGAAATATTCCGCCATCTCGACCACCTTCGCGAGTTCGGGCTGATAGCGCCGCTCACGATTCAGGTCGAGCACCTTGAGGCTCGTGTCGCCGGAGGAAAACATCACGGCGCGAAAAAGCCGCCGCTGCCGCCGCGCGATATCCATCAGCGTCAACGCGACGGCCTTCGACCACATTTCCTTGTCGCCCTGCATCGAGGAGCTGACGTCGATACAAACGACCATCGGGCCCTTGCCCTTCTGCTCGTCGTCCCGCAGCCGATACTGAAGGACGGTTCCCTCCAGCAATCGGCGATGGAAATCGCGGCGCAGCGCCGGATGATGCATCGCGAGCAGCTCGGACGGGATCAGGCGACCGATATCGGCGCCGAGTTCGACGTCGTAAGCTTCCGCGACGCCGCGCTCGAGCGTCTTGTGCTTCAGCGCGCGCGCATCCTGCTTGAACCGTCCGACCATCCGCGCCAGCTCGCCGAGCTTCTTGTTGCGGGCCAGCCGCCGGCCCAGCTCGAGGCGCGCGCCCGCGGAGACGCGACCGCCCTGGCCGAACTCGCGGCTGAAGTCGTGACTGTCCTCGGCGGCGCGATCGATCTCTTTGGCCAGTTCGGCGGTCTGCAATTGCATCCGCTTGAGCGCCGTCTGATCGGCGCCCTTCATCGCATCCTCGAATCGCCGCGCCTTTTGATTGAGCCGCGCTTCCGAAACCTTGGCGGCGCGTTCAGCCGCCTCGGCCATCTGGGCCAGCTTCTTTTTTTCCGATTCGCCGAGCGCCGGCTCGCCCTCTTTCGGCTCCGCCATTTCCGCGACGGTCTTCACCGCTTCGCCGCGATTTTCGAGATCTTCCTCCTGCCGCGCGAGGTCCTGCAGGTCGGCCATCTCGCTGCGATTGATCAGGCGTTCCGACCTGATCATTTCGAGCGCCTGCTCGCTCATCACGATTGCAGCGATCGCCGCCTTGTCGGATTCAAGCTCGGTGCGGAGCCGCAGCGCCTGGAACGACGGCGACGGAACTATCTGCTCGAGGATGGTGCGATTCAGAGTTGCCGCGCGCCGGACGTCGTCGGTTTTGTGCCACGCCGGATTCATCTTGAAGAGCGCGAAAAAGAAATCCTGCACCAGCGCGCCGAAATGCGGCACGATACGATCGCCCGCTTCGGCCAGCTCCGCGATCGAGGGTGCGTCGGCGACTATCTCGCTCCACGTGCGGCGATCGTAGCTGTCGCTTTCAAACCACGAAGCGCCGGTCGGCGCCCTGGGAACGTAAAGCGGCCGCGGCTTGATTGATTTGGCTTTGCGCGCCATCGAAGTCGAGCATAATCGAGGGCGAGCGCGGCGGCTATTGCATCCCGGATGAATCAACGCTGACGAAATCGCAGCGGCGGCGCCACTTGGTAGCC is a window from the Candidatus Binatus sp. genome containing:
- a CDS encoding DedA family protein; the protein is MIEKIIAGVSGFVIATISALGYGGVALLMAIESACIPLPSEVIMPFSGYLVATGRFNLQLVAIAGAIGCLLGSYVAYYVGAYGGRRFIERYGRYVLIAPHELEIADRFFMRWGSHAVFWSRLLPVVRTFIAFPAGVTRMPLLPFSIYTLIGSYFWCLMLAYAGMKFGQHWDALAPYFHRFDAVLAVAIVVAVAAFLYYRINGLASAPTVEHD
- a CDS encoding DUF2007 domain-containing protein yields the protein MADEETRDKPNPELPDPSDLEEVLASIDPTPVRMAHDYLNQSGIESFVFDTASSRMLGTTAAVPARLMVHADAAAEARKRLKDLGFED
- a CDS encoding type II toxin-antitoxin system death-on-curing family toxin is translated as MSDHLTLVEVLAIHADQIERYGGSHGIRDQGLLEAALYRPQTGYYADLIEEAAALWESLAQNHPFIDGNKRTAFAATYTFLTINGAQLTATAPETYAFVTSLYATNDFTFDRLAHWLRANVGRTT
- a CDS encoding alpha-amylase family glycosyl hydrolase, whose protein sequence is MSDLKWWQSGIFYQIYPRSFADSNRDGIGDLDGITAHLDYLNGGPDSLGIDAIWLNPINPSPFKDWGYDVSDYCGVHPDYGDLAAFDRLVREAHRRSIRVVVDLVPNHTSDQHPWFIESRSSATNPKRDWYLWAPGTADNPPNNWQSTFGGPAWKYDAHTGAWYLHMFLEEQPDLNYRNPEVIDAMHDVLRFWLGRGADGFRIDVVAGLIKDEQLRDNPIRAAQDPDIPWYAQGSQDPLYSNDRPEVHRIIRGFRAVSDSYKERVLVGETWPRNQEHLADYLRPDELHLGFNFRFLHARYEAARFRAAIEQTEKSFGPGAWPTWTLSNHDFMRHLSRYARGGDGEARARVAAVMIMTLRGTPFIYYGEEIGMREVKVPGVVKRDPVGRDGCRTPMQWSSALNGGFSGAAETWLPCGDFKSINVEKQIIDPRSMLSLYRHLIRLRKTTPALADGSYRSFDGGPHDCLVYHREAASQHLIVALNFTAEAREIDTPAGKILFSTALDRIGESAGASLRLAPNEAAILEVSPD
- a CDS encoding quinone oxidoreductase, translating into MKAIVFDKIGGPEVMKIADVPRPEVKPGTVLLRVRAAGINFADTLFRQGQYLMQPQLPDTPGLECAGEIEAIGAGVTNLKAGQRVAALGSKMYAEYALAPAAQVIPIPDSTSFAEGAAFPIQVLTAWHMLHTSHRTGPGQTVLVHSAAGGVGIVAVQIAKAAGARVIGTVSSDSKFALVKEYGADDVINYSTHDFAAEANRLTGGRGVDLILDAVGATTLEKGLTCLAPFGHLILYGRAGGPPEPLNLFKLFEKSIKVSGFVLYTVTAVPEVMRRGIEESFKLMASGKLKLVVGKSFPLAEAAEAHRFMESRQSTGKLILTP
- a CDS encoding GNAT family N-acetyltransferase, with the protein product MAIRLEPADRTNWREMIALKLHPEQETFVAPPIKSLAMCYVRAWGEEYDYLPFVIRDENAVVGYVTLVCDPLSADDYWIDDIMIDAAHQGKGYGRQALNLVLRLIAGKYPRCAKIRLTCFRGNVNAAALYLSVGFVKTGRMTPEFLEPEYSLSGAALDKFRA
- a CDS encoding VWA domain-containing protein; the encoded protein is MARKAKSIKPRPLYVPRAPTGASWFESDSYDRRTWSEIVADAPSIAELAEAGDRIVPHFGALVQDFFFALFKMNPAWHKTDDVRRAATLNRTILEQIVPSPSFQALRLRTELESDKAAIAAIVMSEQALEMIRSERLINRSEMADLQDLARQEEDLENRGEAVKTVAEMAEPKEGEPALGESEKKKLAQMAEAAERAAKVSEARLNQKARRFEDAMKGADQTALKRMQLQTAELAKEIDRAAEDSHDFSREFGQGGRVSAGARLELGRRLARNKKLGELARMVGRFKQDARALKHKTLERGVAEAYDVELGADIGRLIPSELLAMHHPALRRDFHRRLLEGTVLQYRLRDDEQKGKGPMVVCIDVSSSMQGDKEMWSKAVALTLMDIARRQRRLFRAVMFSSGDTSLKVLDLNRERRYQPELAKVVEMAEYFPGGGTDFEQPIDAAVALISEKKLKRADIVIITDGESQVSPEWLARLLEAKRALQFSIFGVLVDVGSADTSSLKQFADRITSVKRISDDHARDIFLTMQA